One Luteibacter sp. 9135 DNA segment encodes these proteins:
- a CDS encoding acyl-CoA thioesterase, which translates to MRASGVLGTQIELVVPFFDVDSMEVVWHGHYVKYLELARCALLDDVGHNYVRMKETGFVWPIIDMQLRYAQAARFGQTLIARADLVEWQNRLKIHYTLSDAASGERLTRASTVQVAVSLATGEMQLVSPRVFTDDVERRLARSPSTEPLDGPR; encoded by the coding sequence ATGCGCGCTAGCGGTGTGCTCGGCACGCAGATCGAACTGGTGGTGCCGTTCTTCGACGTGGATTCCATGGAGGTGGTCTGGCACGGCCACTACGTGAAATACCTGGAGCTGGCGCGCTGTGCGCTGCTGGACGACGTGGGCCACAACTACGTACGCATGAAGGAGACCGGCTTCGTCTGGCCGATCATCGACATGCAGTTGCGCTATGCGCAGGCGGCGCGCTTCGGCCAGACCCTGATTGCGCGCGCCGACTTGGTGGAATGGCAGAACCGCCTGAAGATCCACTACACGCTGAGCGACGCCGCCAGCGGCGAGCGCCTTACCCGCGCCAGCACGGTGCAGGTGGCGGTCAGCCTGGCCACGGGCGAGATGCAGCTGGTCTCGCCCCGTGTTTTCACCGATGACGTGGAACGGCGCCTGGCGCGTTCGCCGTCGACCGAACCCCTGGATGGCCCGCGATGA
- a CDS encoding beta-ketoacyl-[acyl-carrier-protein] synthase family protein, whose translation MRRVVVTGMGAVSCLGPDRRALFDGLRAGRAGFRDMPDFAALGMRCRVAAPVDLNGLEPPPRKLRRYLPPAAEYAWHATREALDEAGLDAARLHERDAGVVMGGSAALSEYDAGLTVFQGRGIARLSPFIVPRTMGSAIAATLTHAFGFGGRAFTVSSACSSATHAIGQAMELIQLGRQDIVVCGGAEELHDKAAMCFDVMHALSTGSVAGQHVSAPYEADRDGLLLGGGAGVLVLESLDHALARGATILAEMAGYGAASDPDGMIGPAADGMAEAMHQAIDLAGTLPDYVNTHACATVHGDLAEWQALQRVFADRGHAVPCMSSIKGLTGHAPAAAGALDAIAAIAMMDAGVMLGGAPLRERDAAFADAPLVEGERAARIDSVLSNTFGFGGSCAALLVRRFDGAAA comes from the coding sequence ATGAGGCGCGTCGTCGTCACCGGCATGGGCGCCGTGTCCTGCCTCGGGCCTGATCGACGCGCCCTGTTCGACGGACTGCGCGCCGGACGCGCGGGTTTCCGCGACATGCCGGACTTCGCGGCGCTGGGCATGCGCTGCCGCGTGGCCGCACCGGTGGACCTGAACGGCCTGGAGCCGCCACCGCGCAAGCTGCGTCGCTACCTGCCGCCGGCTGCTGAATACGCCTGGCACGCCACGCGCGAGGCGCTGGACGAGGCCGGCCTGGACGCCGCGCGCCTGCACGAGCGTGACGCCGGCGTGGTGATGGGTGGCTCCGCCGCGCTGAGCGAATACGACGCGGGCCTGACGGTGTTCCAGGGCCGGGGCATCGCGCGGCTGTCGCCGTTCATCGTGCCGCGCACCATGGGCAGCGCGATAGCAGCGACGCTGACGCACGCCTTCGGTTTCGGCGGCCGCGCCTTTACCGTCAGCTCGGCCTGCAGCAGCGCCACGCATGCCATCGGCCAGGCAATGGAACTGATCCAGCTGGGCCGCCAGGACATCGTGGTCTGCGGTGGCGCGGAAGAACTGCACGACAAGGCCGCGATGTGCTTCGACGTCATGCATGCGCTGTCCACCGGCAGCGTGGCCGGCCAACATGTGTCCGCGCCTTACGAAGCGGATCGCGACGGCCTGCTGCTGGGCGGCGGCGCCGGCGTGCTGGTGCTCGAATCGCTCGACCACGCCCTGGCCCGCGGCGCAACCATCCTCGCGGAGATGGCCGGTTACGGCGCCGCGTCCGATCCGGACGGCATGATCGGGCCGGCCGCAGACGGCATGGCCGAGGCCATGCACCAGGCGATCGACCTGGCCGGCACCTTGCCCGACTACGTGAACACGCACGCGTGCGCGACGGTGCACGGCGACCTAGCCGAGTGGCAGGCGTTGCAGCGTGTGTTCGCCGATCGTGGGCACGCGGTGCCGTGCATGTCCTCGATCAAGGGGCTGACCGGACACGCGCCCGCGGCGGCCGGCGCGCTGGATGCGATCGCCGCCATCGCCATGATGGACGCCGGCGTGATGCTGGGCGGCGCGCCCCTTCGCGAACGCGATGCCGCCTTCGCCGACGCGCCGCTGGTGGAAGGCGAGCGCGCGGCACGCATCGACAGCGTGCTGTCGAACACTTTCGGTTTCGGCGGCAGCTGCGCGGCCCTGCTGGTGCGTCGCTTCGACGGGGCCGCCGCATGA
- a CDS encoding lysophospholipid acyltransferase family protein has product MDLATAPVTRRRDAWAWRFVATALSFALFGVGGLLLRGLILPIVLHWPGEPAVRRGRARRTVGRAFWLHSRFMQRMGVLEMRFEGQERLGKPGQMIVANHPSLIDVVYLLGHVPDANCIVKHGLWKNPYMRGPVTVAEYISNDGSAEMLDRAAAVLREGQTLIVFPEGTRTTPGQHPVFHRGAAAIAVRGARVVTPVYITVEPTTLTKADRWYHVPDRRVRMRLRVGDDIDVSAFSDGVPAPIASRRLNEHLHHLYATERTS; this is encoded by the coding sequence GTGGACCTGGCGACCGCTCCCGTGACGCGCCGGCGCGACGCCTGGGCCTGGCGTTTCGTCGCCACGGCGCTCAGCTTCGCGCTGTTCGGCGTCGGCGGCCTGCTGCTGCGCGGACTGATCCTGCCCATCGTGCTGCACTGGCCGGGCGAACCCGCCGTGCGCCGCGGGCGCGCGCGACGCACCGTGGGCCGCGCCTTCTGGCTGCATTCGCGATTCATGCAGCGCATGGGCGTGCTCGAGATGCGTTTCGAGGGCCAGGAGCGCCTGGGCAAGCCCGGGCAGATGATCGTCGCCAACCATCCGTCGCTGATCGACGTGGTGTACCTGCTGGGCCATGTGCCCGACGCCAACTGCATCGTCAAGCACGGGCTGTGGAAGAACCCGTACATGCGCGGCCCGGTGACCGTGGCCGAATACATCAGCAACGACGGCAGCGCCGAGATGCTCGACCGCGCGGCCGCGGTGTTGCGCGAGGGACAGACACTGATCGTCTTCCCCGAGGGCACGCGCACCACGCCCGGGCAGCACCCGGTATTCCACCGTGGCGCGGCCGCCATCGCCGTGCGCGGCGCACGGGTGGTCACGCCCGTGTACATCACCGTGGAACCGACCACGCTGACCAAGGCCGACCGCTGGTACCACGTGCCCGACCGTCGCGTCCGCATGCGCCTGCGCGTGGGCGACGACATCGACGTGTCGGCCTTCAGCGACGGCGTGCCCGCGCCGATCGCCTCTCGCCGCCTCAATGAGCACCTTCACCACCTTTACGCCACGGAACGGACGTCATGA
- a CDS encoding LpxL/LpxP family acyltransferase: MPDSVATGHWATRRERGSFHLLKLTALAVRLLGRRPVTPVIALVVLYFFVTGRRARRAVADYQRRLAAWSGRDDLFPRRRAALAQYRAFGECMLDRFDLWRGKLTLAGVDMLDPDGVRGALLGGGRGQILVCTHLGNLDVCRAMAQIGEGVALNVLMHLPQAAHFNRLLAQLGDPRLRLMHVGDLDTATMLDLSQRLDRGEWIAIAGDRVPVHGGRTVAADFLGAPAPFPQGPWLMAALLRCPVNLVCCLKQGGRYRIHLRRFDDASGWDRSHRERIIGESVQRYADWLAQRCLDAPLQWFNFHPYWQGTNGASHAR; the protein is encoded by the coding sequence ATGCCTGACTCCGTCGCCACCGGGCACTGGGCCACACGCCGGGAGCGCGGCAGCTTCCACCTGCTCAAGCTCACCGCCCTCGCCGTGCGGCTGCTCGGCCGCCGCCCCGTCACGCCCGTCATCGCGCTGGTGGTCCTGTATTTCTTCGTCACCGGGCGCCGGGCGCGCCGGGCCGTGGCCGACTACCAGCGGCGCCTGGCTGCGTGGAGCGGCCGGGACGACCTGTTCCCCCGCCGCCGCGCCGCGCTGGCCCAGTACCGCGCCTTCGGCGAGTGCATGCTCGATCGCTTCGACCTGTGGCGCGGCAAGCTGACCCTTGCTGGCGTGGACATGCTCGACCCGGACGGGGTGCGTGGCGCCCTGCTCGGCGGCGGCCGTGGCCAGATCCTGGTCTGCACGCACCTGGGCAACCTGGACGTCTGCCGCGCCATGGCGCAGATCGGCGAGGGCGTGGCGCTGAACGTGCTGATGCACCTGCCGCAGGCAGCCCACTTCAACCGCCTGCTGGCCCAGTTGGGCGACCCGCGGCTGCGGTTGATGCATGTGGGCGACCTGGACACCGCGACCATGCTGGATCTGTCGCAGCGGCTGGACCGCGGCGAGTGGATCGCCATCGCGGGCGACCGCGTGCCCGTGCATGGCGGCCGTACCGTGGCCGCCGACTTCCTGGGCGCTCCGGCGCCCTTTCCGCAGGGCCCGTGGCTGATGGCCGCCCTGCTGCGTTGCCCGGTCAACCTGGTGTGCTGCCTGAAACAGGGCGGGCGCTATCGTATCCACCTGCGCCGTTTCGACGACGCGTCCGGCTGGGACCGATCGCACCGTGAACGTATCATCGGCGAATCGGTGCAGCGCTATGCCGACTGGCTGGCGCAGCGCTGCCTCGACGCACCCCTGCAGTGGTTCAACTTTCACCCGTACTGGCAAGGTACGAACGGAGCGTCGCATGCGCGCTAG
- a CDS encoding ApeI family dehydratase, whose protein sequence is MRKLSSLVLLIVGILYPFIVYFGMDHVSTPMFGLILGALWLVRAPALMRQPGGRWMLAITLVYCAVLAFGGEEHLLRWYPSLICALLFAAFALSLKFGPPMIERIARVAEPDLPPVAVAYTRKVTWVWVAFFVANGTASGLLAAWGPLSWWTFYNGILAYSVMGVLFVGEWIMRQRLRRRINKAPMDAAAARLHSHPWVDGAMGGYAGKKGPGMLVALSAAGRTALLRHGRTGLLNELGQQAAGDDALSTPLVWRFVSRLPEATVVDDVLSGALPDDPVILAERRDGDDVVIDLELPLDLACFADHFPDAPVLPGVTQVGWALAFAAPRLGTSTTCRAMDALKFQRLLRPGDRIQLTLRHDADRGRLHFAYRIDGEPVSSAWLRMGDAHA, encoded by the coding sequence ATGCGCAAGCTGAGCTCCCTGGTGCTGCTGATCGTCGGCATCCTCTATCCGTTCATCGTCTACTTCGGCATGGACCATGTGTCCACGCCGATGTTCGGGCTGATCCTCGGCGCGCTGTGGCTGGTGCGTGCACCGGCGCTGATGCGCCAGCCGGGCGGTCGCTGGATGCTGGCGATCACGCTGGTCTACTGCGCGGTGCTGGCGTTCGGCGGCGAAGAACACCTGCTGCGCTGGTATCCCAGCCTGATCTGCGCGCTGCTGTTCGCGGCGTTCGCGCTCAGCCTGAAGTTCGGGCCGCCGATGATCGAGCGCATCGCGCGCGTGGCCGAGCCCGACCTGCCACCCGTGGCCGTGGCGTATACACGCAAGGTCACCTGGGTGTGGGTGGCGTTTTTCGTGGCCAACGGCACCGCATCGGGCCTGCTGGCCGCATGGGGCCCGCTGTCGTGGTGGACGTTCTACAACGGCATCCTGGCCTACTCGGTGATGGGCGTGCTGTTCGTCGGCGAGTGGATCATGCGCCAGCGCCTGCGCCGCCGGATCAACAAGGCACCGATGGACGCGGCCGCCGCGCGACTGCACTCGCATCCGTGGGTGGACGGTGCCATGGGCGGCTATGCCGGCAAGAAGGGTCCCGGCATGCTCGTGGCTCTCTCTGCAGCGGGGCGTACCGCCCTGCTGCGCCACGGGCGCACAGGCCTGCTCAACGAACTCGGCCAGCAGGCCGCGGGCGACGATGCGCTGTCCACCCCGCTGGTCTGGCGCTTCGTTTCCCGACTGCCGGAAGCCACCGTCGTGGACGACGTGTTGAGCGGCGCCCTGCCCGACGATCCGGTGATCCTGGCCGAGCGCCGCGACGGCGACGACGTGGTCATCGACCTCGAACTGCCGCTCGACCTGGCCTGCTTCGCCGACCATTTCCCGGACGCCCCGGTGTTGCCGGGCGTGACCCAGGTCGGCTGGGCGCTGGCCTTCGCCGCACCGCGACTGGGTACGTCGACGACCTGCCGCGCGATGGATGCGCTGAAGTTCCAGCGGCTGCTGCGACCCGGCGACCGTATACAGCTGACCCTGCGCCACGATGCCGACCGGGGACGGCTGCACTTCGCGTACCGCATCGACGGCGAACCGGTGTCCTCGGCATGGTTGCGCATGGGCGATGCGCATGCCTGA
- a CDS encoding beta-ketoacyl synthase chain length factor, with the protein MIALRVDDWRAWAPGIEDADAWARWAAAPHVPAETNEQPDCAFVPPMQRRRLSRLARIVMHAAWPLCGEGEQLPFVYASRHGETTHTFAMLDDIGRGVPLSPTRFGLSVHNAIAGQWSILRGQRGESVAIAGEADTFEHAIVEAATLLDDDVPAVIVVMAEERPPAAYDGWIDDVPCSYAVALRLSRIGAEGAGPCWRLSLGNADTTPLPMPSDYPHALRFVRALHDGASFAPAWKARQWTWRPLP; encoded by the coding sequence ATGATCGCGCTACGCGTGGACGACTGGCGTGCGTGGGCACCCGGCATCGAGGATGCCGACGCATGGGCACGCTGGGCGGCGGCACCGCATGTTCCCGCGGAAACCAACGAACAACCCGACTGCGCTTTCGTGCCGCCGATGCAGCGGCGCCGGCTCAGCCGGCTCGCCCGGATCGTGATGCATGCCGCCTGGCCGCTGTGCGGTGAGGGCGAACAGCTGCCTTTCGTCTATGCGTCACGCCACGGCGAAACCACGCACACCTTCGCGATGCTCGACGACATCGGCCGCGGCGTGCCGTTGTCGCCTACCCGCTTCGGCCTGTCCGTGCACAACGCGATTGCTGGGCAATGGTCGATCCTGCGCGGACAGCGCGGCGAGTCCGTGGCCATCGCCGGGGAAGCGGATACGTTCGAACACGCCATCGTCGAAGCGGCCACGCTGCTCGACGACGACGTGCCTGCAGTGATCGTCGTCATGGCCGAAGAGCGGCCGCCGGCCGCCTACGACGGCTGGATCGACGACGTGCCGTGTTCCTATGCCGTTGCGCTGCGCCTGTCGCGCATCGGCGCCGAGGGCGCCGGACCCTGCTGGCGTTTGTCGCTGGGTAACGCGGACACCACACCGCTGCCGATGCCGTCCGATTACCCGCATGCCTTACGCTTCGTCCGCGCGCTGCACGATGGCGCTTCCTTCGCACCTGCATGGAAGGCCCGGCAGTGGACCTGGCGACCGCTCCCGTGA
- a CDS encoding beta-ketoacyl-ACP synthase has product MNSAAQVTGGRMPRRVVVTGFGGITPLGNDWETIEARLRGFHNAVRRMGEWDYFDALNGRLGCPVDDFTVPTHWARKHLRSMGRVAQLAVAASERALADAGLLDDPSIGDGRMGVAYGSSGGSIAPARTIGRMLETGSMQGVTATSYIQMMAHTTAVNVGVFFGLRGRIITTSSACTSGSQAIGYGYEAIQQGKQTLMLCGGAEELSGPGAAVFDTLFATSTRNDAPATTPRPFDAKRDGLVVGEGATTLVLEEYEHALARGATMYAEVVGFGTNSDGQHITQPTRETMAAAMRMALADAGLPADAIGYVSAHGTATDRGDVAESHATADVLGAGVPISSMKSYVGHTLGACGALESWWAIEMMRRGWFAPTINLEAPDPECAALDYLTGQGRQIRTGYVMNNNFAFGGINTSLIFKALPE; this is encoded by the coding sequence ATGAACAGCGCAGCACAGGTCACCGGCGGGCGCATGCCCCGGCGCGTCGTCGTCACCGGCTTCGGCGGCATCACGCCGCTGGGCAACGACTGGGAAACCATCGAGGCACGCCTGCGCGGGTTCCATAACGCCGTGCGCCGCATGGGCGAGTGGGATTACTTCGATGCGCTGAACGGTCGCCTCGGTTGCCCCGTGGACGATTTCACCGTGCCGACGCACTGGGCCCGCAAGCACCTGCGCTCGATGGGCCGCGTGGCGCAACTGGCCGTGGCCGCTAGCGAGCGGGCGCTGGCCGATGCCGGCCTGCTCGACGATCCGTCCATCGGTGACGGGCGCATGGGCGTGGCCTATGGCTCGTCGGGCGGCAGCATCGCGCCGGCCCGCACCATCGGCCGCATGCTGGAAACCGGCTCCATGCAGGGCGTGACCGCCACCAGCTATATCCAGATGATGGCGCACACCACCGCGGTGAACGTGGGCGTGTTCTTCGGCCTGCGCGGTCGCATCATCACCACGTCCAGTGCCTGCACCTCGGGTAGCCAGGCCATCGGCTACGGCTACGAGGCCATCCAGCAGGGTAAGCAGACGCTGATGCTGTGCGGGGGCGCGGAGGAATTGTCCGGCCCGGGCGCGGCGGTGTTCGACACCTTGTTCGCCACCAGCACGCGCAACGACGCGCCGGCCACCACGCCGCGTCCGTTCGACGCGAAGCGCGACGGCCTGGTCGTGGGCGAAGGCGCCACCACCCTGGTGCTGGAAGAGTACGAACACGCGCTGGCACGAGGCGCCACGATGTACGCCGAGGTGGTCGGCTTCGGCACCAATTCCGACGGCCAGCACATCACCCAGCCCACGCGCGAAACCATGGCCGCGGCCATGCGCATGGCACTCGCCGACGCCGGGCTTCCGGCCGACGCGATCGGCTACGTGAGCGCGCACGGTACCGCTACCGATCGCGGCGACGTAGCCGAGAGTCACGCCACCGCCGACGTACTGGGCGCGGGCGTGCCGATCAGCTCGATGAAGAGCTACGTGGGCCACACGCTGGGCGCATGCGGCGCGCTGGAATCGTGGTGGGCGATCGAGATGATGCGTCGCGGCTGGTTCGCGCCCACCATCAACCTGGAGGCCCCCGATCCGGAATGCGCCGCGCTGGATTACCTCACCGGCCAGGGCCGGCAGATCCGCACCGGCTACGTGATGAACAACAACTTCGCATTCGGCGGCATCAACACCTCGCTGATCTTCAAAGCCTTGCCCGAATGA
- a CDS encoding MMPL family transporter — protein sequence MKASPTTVRAGLFAIAALGVCLLCAWLLFGRATSPLQTDILTILPATERHPLAEDAVERLARASGDRMILLVANRDDASAKDAARELGETLGKDPTFASVIAELPPFDLDQLVTPFLPFRFHLLTPEDRAAVTLPGFDAVATLSRRLNEPFGANVGAKLTDDPFGWMQHWLDRQPWNRSALVPEDDMLTAHQGDTSYVLVIATLKGSSYDDTVQRAALATLEHAEAGMLAKYPGTTLLRTGAIFYAAAARAGAERDTHVVGIASSVGIALLLLLVFRSARPLLIAFLSTALGVVGAIVATVLVFGQLHLLTLVFGAALLGEAVDYSIQYLCARANAGAAWNAERGVRQVRPALLLALGTSLLGYALLGVVPFPALQQMAVFAMSGMAVACASVFWLLPALAQKPARAPLSPALVRLALGWQRAASGRRALVVLAVLALVAIPGWLRLGHDDDIHLLISPPKTLEAQTNAIRDVAGFGGGTQFWLVEGATSEDVLQREEALTDRLQAWIAQGKLTGFTGITGMLPSAKRQAANVAALDPLFTPRERMTRWLGAAGFRPEGTAAFVAAYPGRAFTLDDWRAMPAYTPFRYLWLEGEHGTGSIVVPQGQDDVALLREASAGLPGVSLIDKPASISALFGRYRSYADVWLGGALALVGLAFLWRYGPRAVGRVLLPPIAGIVFSVAALGYLGQPLTLFHIMALMLVLGVGANYAVFLREGEPHAAHIPGAAYAGVLLSAVTALLSFGLLALSTMPALQHFGLTLLLGIGFTALVAPVSVPAPKKPLA from the coding sequence ATGAAGGCGTCGCCGACGACTGTGCGCGCCGGCCTGTTCGCCATCGCGGCGCTGGGCGTCTGCCTGCTGTGCGCGTGGCTGCTGTTCGGTCGCGCCACGTCGCCGTTGCAGACGGACATCCTGACCATCCTGCCGGCCACGGAGCGCCACCCCCTGGCCGAAGACGCCGTCGAGCGCCTGGCCCGCGCCAGCGGCGACCGGATGATCCTGCTGGTGGCCAACCGCGACGACGCCTCCGCCAAGGACGCCGCCCGTGAACTGGGCGAGACGCTGGGCAAGGACCCGACGTTCGCCTCGGTGATCGCCGAGCTGCCGCCGTTCGACCTCGACCAGCTGGTCACGCCGTTCCTGCCGTTCCGTTTCCACCTGCTGACGCCGGAAGATCGCGCCGCCGTGACCCTGCCGGGTTTCGACGCCGTCGCCACGCTGTCGCGCCGGCTCAACGAGCCGTTCGGTGCCAACGTGGGCGCGAAGCTCACCGACGATCCGTTCGGCTGGATGCAGCACTGGCTGGACCGCCAGCCCTGGAACCGCTCGGCCCTCGTCCCCGAGGACGACATGCTTACCGCGCACCAGGGCGACACCAGCTACGTGCTGGTGATCGCCACGCTCAAGGGCTCGTCATACGACGACACGGTGCAGCGCGCGGCGCTGGCCACACTGGAGCACGCCGAGGCCGGCATGCTGGCGAAATACCCCGGCACCACGCTGCTGCGCACCGGGGCGATCTTCTACGCGGCGGCGGCGCGCGCCGGCGCCGAGCGCGACACCCATGTGGTCGGCATCGCCTCGTCGGTGGGCATCGCACTGCTGTTGCTGCTGGTGTTCCGCTCGGCGCGACCGCTGCTGATCGCCTTCCTTTCCACGGCCCTGGGCGTGGTCGGTGCCATCGTTGCCACCGTGCTCGTGTTCGGCCAGCTGCACCTGCTGACCCTGGTGTTCGGTGCGGCGTTGCTGGGCGAAGCGGTCGATTACTCCATCCAGTACCTCTGCGCGCGTGCGAATGCAGGCGCCGCCTGGAACGCCGAACGCGGCGTGCGCCAGGTGCGTCCGGCGCTGCTGCTGGCGCTGGGCACCTCCCTGCTGGGCTACGCGCTGCTCGGCGTGGTGCCGTTCCCGGCGTTGCAGCAGATGGCCGTGTTCGCCATGTCGGGCATGGCGGTGGCCTGCGCCAGCGTGTTCTGGCTGCTGCCGGCGCTGGCGCAGAAACCGGCACGTGCGCCGCTGTCGCCGGCGCTGGTGCGCCTGGCGCTGGGCTGGCAACGGGCCGCCTCGGGTCGGCGCGCCCTCGTCGTGCTGGCCGTGCTGGCGCTGGTCGCGATACCGGGCTGGCTGCGGCTGGGCCACGACGACGACATCCACCTGCTGATCTCGCCGCCGAAAACGCTGGAAGCGCAGACGAACGCGATCCGCGACGTCGCCGGCTTCGGCGGCGGCACCCAGTTCTGGCTGGTCGAGGGCGCCACGTCCGAGGACGTGCTGCAGCGTGAGGAAGCGCTGACCGATCGCCTCCAGGCCTGGATTGCGCAAGGCAAGCTCACCGGCTTCACCGGCATCACTGGAATGCTGCCGTCGGCGAAGCGACAGGCGGCCAACGTCGCCGCGCTCGATCCGCTGTTCACGCCGCGCGAGCGCATGACCCGCTGGCTGGGCGCGGCCGGCTTCCGGCCGGAAGGCACCGCCGCCTTCGTCGCCGCGTACCCGGGGCGCGCCTTCACGCTGGACGACTGGCGCGCGATGCCCGCCTATACGCCGTTCCGTTACCTGTGGCTTGAAGGTGAACACGGCACCGGCAGCATCGTCGTGCCGCAGGGCCAGGACGACGTGGCGCTGTTGCGCGAAGCGTCGGCGGGCCTACCGGGCGTATCGCTGATCGACAAGCCGGCCAGCATTTCCGCGCTGTTCGGTCGCTATCGCAGCTACGCCGACGTGTGGCTGGGCGGCGCGCTGGCCCTGGTCGGGCTGGCCTTCCTGTGGCGCTACGGTCCACGTGCCGTGGGCCGCGTGCTGTTGCCGCCGATCGCCGGCATTGTCTTCAGCGTGGCCGCGCTGGGTTATCTCGGCCAGCCGCTCACGCTGTTCCACATCATGGCACTGATGCTGGTGCTGGGTGTGGGCGCGAACTACGCCGTGTTCCTACGCGAAGGTGAGCCGCATGCGGCGCATATTCCTGGCGCGGCGTACGCGGGCGTGCTGCTGTCCGCCGTCACCGCCCTGCTGTCCTTCGGCCTGCTCGCGCTGAGCACGATGCCGGCCCTGCAACATTTCGGCCTCACCCTGTTACTGGGGATCGGCTTCACGGCGCTGGTAGCGCCCGTGAGCGTTCCCGCACCGAAGAAGCCACTCGCATGA
- a CDS encoding phosphopantetheine-binding protein: protein MNDLERDIAQLIIDTLALDHLRADDIAVDQPLFGQGLGLDSVDALELALALQNRYGLKVGSDSREARRHFDTLRSLALYVTAERTSCAS, encoded by the coding sequence ATGAACGACCTCGAAAGGGATATCGCGCAACTGATCATCGATACGCTGGCGCTCGACCACCTGCGCGCAGACGACATCGCGGTGGACCAGCCGCTGTTCGGACAGGGGCTGGGGCTGGATTCGGTGGATGCGCTGGAACTCGCCCTGGCCTTGCAGAACCGCTATGGCCTGAAGGTGGGCTCGGATTCGCGTGAGGCGCGCCGGCACTTCGATACGCTGCGCAGCCTGGCCCTTTACGTCACCGCGGAACGCACATCATGCGCAAGCTGA
- a CDS encoding class I SAM-dependent methyltransferase: protein MKYASATYVEETRLGFVFLRTHTWQHHVLRVAIDDLKRLIGSPLPQGGTLLDVGCGQGRSFRYLRDAFRPDRLIGLDADPHSLEHSQAEASREGIQATLLLGDCARIDLPDASVDALFCHQTFHHLVEQERALDEFWRVLKPGGLLLFAESTRAYIDTWVIRWFFRHPMHVQKSADEYLAMLRGRGFRFDARQVSLPYLWWSRAKDFGLLERWGIRRPPPPGKRDETLVNVAARKPFDPS, encoded by the coding sequence ATGAAATACGCCAGCGCCACGTACGTGGAAGAAACCCGCCTCGGCTTCGTCTTCCTGCGCACCCACACCTGGCAGCACCATGTACTGCGCGTGGCTATCGACGACCTGAAACGCCTGATCGGATCGCCGCTGCCGCAGGGCGGCACGCTGCTGGACGTGGGCTGCGGCCAGGGGCGCTCGTTCCGCTACCTGCGCGATGCGTTCCGGCCGGATCGCCTGATCGGCCTGGATGCGGATCCGCACAGCCTGGAGCACTCGCAGGCGGAGGCGTCGCGCGAAGGCATCCAGGCCACCCTGCTGCTGGGCGACTGCGCGCGCATCGACCTGCCCGACGCCAGCGTGGACGCGCTGTTCTGCCATCAGACCTTCCACCATCTGGTGGAACAGGAACGCGCGCTGGACGAATTCTGGCGCGTGCTGAAACCGGGCGGCTTGTTGCTGTTCGCCGAGTCGACGCGGGCGTATATCGACACCTGGGTGATCCGCTGGTTCTTCCGCCACCCAATGCATGTGCAGAAGAGCGCCGACGAATACCTGGCGATGCTCCGTGGCCGGGGCTTTCGTTTCGACGCGCGCCAGGTCTCGCTGCCCTACCTGTGGTGGAGCCGCGCGAAAGACTTCGGCCTGCTCGAGCGCTGGGGCATCCGCCGGCCACCGCCGCCGGGCAAGCGCGACGAAACGCTGGTGAACGTCGCCGCGCGCAAACCGTTCGACCCCTCATGA